From the genome of Desulfosoma sp.:
GGTGTTGGTGGTTGAAGGTCAGGGACGTAAGGAAATCGCCCCTCGCGCCGATGAAGAGGCTTTGACCAACGCGCTTTTTAAACTTAGCCGGGACGAGGACAAGGTCATTTATTTTCTCACGGGGCATGGGGAGCGATCCCCGGAGGAAATGCACAAAGGGGGATATTCTTCAGCCAAATCAGCATTGCTGAAGGAAAACTTTCAGGTGAAGCCGCTCAACTTGATGCAGCAGCCTCGGGTGCCCGAGGATGCCGCTGTGGTGATCGTGGCGGGTCCTGAAAAAACCCTGTTTCCCGAAGAGGTGGCGTCCTTGGAAGAGTATGTGCTGCGAGGCGGCAAGGCGGTTTTCTTTCTCGATCCCGAAAAAGACGGCGGTGTGCGCTCTCTGCTGGAAAAATACGGTATTGTTCTCGGAAACGACATGATCATCGATAAACTCAGTCGCGTCTTTGGAGGCAGTTACCTTATGCCCGTCGTGACCCACTATGGGGCGCACAAGATCACACAAGGGTTCAATGTGGCTACCTTTTACTCCGAGGCACGGTCCGTGTCCGCCGCCGATCCTCCCCCGAACGGCGTGACCCTGGTGACCCTAGCCTCCACATCGGAAAATGCATGGGCGGAAACGGATCTGGAACGGCTCTATCGAGGGGAGGCGAGTTTTGAACAAGGCATAGACAAACCCGGTCCCGTGTCCCTTGGCGTGTTGGCGGCCGTGGACATCAGCCAATTTGGCGGCAAAGAGACGGCATCCTTCAAAGCTGAAGAAGGCACTCAGGGTTTCGACAAAGAAACCGGCGACAAAGACCCCCTAAAGTCCAAGCCGACCTTGGGATACCTGGTCGCATTTGGGGATTCGGACTTTGTGGACAACACTCATTTCGGTGTTTCCGGCAATGCGGATTTGTTCCTCAACATGATGCATTTTCTGGCCGATGAGGAAACCCTCATCACGATAGAACCAAGAAAGCAAAAAGCTCAGACCTTGATGCTCACGGCAAACCAAGCTCGAATGGTTTTTTGGACATCCGTGGTCGCGGTTCCTATGATGGTGTTGCTTGCAGGATTCGGGGTTTACCGTGTGCGGAGGTCGCAGCGATGAAGTGGCGTCATTCGATCATTTACCTGCTCGTGTTGATTGTTCTGGGCGGCTACTATTATTGGTTTGAAGTCGTCAAAAAGCGGGAAAAGGACGAGGCGGAGAGGGTTAAGAACAAACTTTATACGGTGAAAGCGGAAAACGTGGAGGAACTCTTCCTCGAGGCCGAAGGCAAGCCGAGGGTGCACCTGGTCAAAAAGGACGGGACATGGGTTTTGGAAGAGCCCCTCGACACCGAAGCCGATCAAGGCGCTGTAGACACCTTGGTTCATGTTCTGGTGGAATTGGAAAAAAGCCGTGAGGTGGACACAGCCGCCAAGGACGTGGCCCTTTACGGGCTTGCGGCCCCTCACCTTACAGTGCGGTTTCGTTCCGCAGACACGTGGCATCGTCTGCGGTTCGGGTCCCAAAACCCTTCAGGGGAAAGCCGCTATGCCGTTAAAGAAGACGAAAATGCTGTTTTTCTTGTGGCTGCAGGCCAGGTACAGGGTTTAAGTAAAACGCCGGAAGATCTTCGTCGTCGAGATCTTTTGACCTTTGACGATGATAACATTGAAGGCCTCAAAGTGTCTTGGGCTGACGGACGCCGTGTGGAGCTGGTTCGAGAGGAAAAAAATAAAGAGACATGGCGCTGTGTGGAAGAGCCTGAAAGGCGTGTGAAGAACACCAAGGTGGAAAACGTTCTGAACCAGTTACGGTGGTTACGGGCCAAAACCTTTTTGGATTCTGCCGGTCAAGAGGCTCCATGGCAAGGGGAGGCTTTCGAGGTCCAGGTGATTCTGCGAGGCTTCGATGGTTCCGAACAATCCATTCAGCTGGGACGCAAAAAAGATCAACCGGAAACCTATGTGGCCCTGAGTTCCCAGCTCAAGACTCCGGTGACCGTCGATGCCTCCATCTTCAAGGAACTGCCTAAGACGGTGCGCGATGTGGAAGATCGATCCCTCGTGGCTTTGAACTCCAAAGACGTCACACGTGTGGAATACAACGTGGGTGAAGAAAAAGGTGAACTGATCCTTGAAGACGGCGGCACGTGGGTCCAGGTGAAAGCCGATGGTACCCGGCGCCGATTCAAGGAATCCTGGCGTGTTCGTCCCCTGTTTTGGGAATGGGAGGATTTGGAATACGAGGAAAAGGTTCCCACTGAGGAAGCTTGCGGACAAAGTCAGGACATGAACCGCATGGCCTTTTTCCAAAAGGACAAGGGGCTCGGCGTGTTGACCTGGCTCCAAAGACAGCCGAATGACAAGGATGACACCCTGCCGCTCTGTGTCGATTCCGGCACGGCTTTTCTTGTCAAAGCTGAAAAAATCAAAGAAATCGAAAGAAAATTTCGAGAAGTCTTGAAAAGCCCATAAAGAAAGGTTCAAAAAAGCTAAAGGCTATTCACGACCTCCCCTGTAGCTGGTTTTTTCCAGCGGCAGGGGACGGCATCCTTGAGGAATCTGTCCTGTTTCCACCACAACGTCGATGGGAATCCCTCCGCGAGCATACCAAAGGCCCACCACACGCAAATACTTGGGATTCATGGCCTGTTGCAATCTCTTGAGAATGGTCACCGTGCAGGCTTCATGAAATGTTCCGTAATTGCGAAAACTTCCGAGAAAGAGCTTGTAGGATTTGCTTTCCACGAGCCTTTCTCGAGGCACATAGTCGACGATGATCACGGCAAAGTCAGGTTGACCCGTCAGTGGGCATAAGGTTGTGAATTCGGGGGCTGTAAGCCGCACCACGTAGTCCACGTCTGGATGCGGGTTGGCAAAGGTTTCCAAAACCGCTTCGTCGGGATGTTTTGGAAGTGGTGAGGGGCGTCCCAGAAGGGTCAGTTGGTCCAGATCGTCTTGAGGCATCTCTGAATCTCTCAGCCTTTTTGAAGAGTTTGACCATGCATCGAGTTTCTGTGCGTCCCGACTTCTGAAGACGGAAGCTTCATCGTATCAGGCGTTTGATTTGGTTATGGTGCCTGCGAAACACCTCTTCGGCCAGCTTGCTTAAATCTTCTTGAACCAGTGATGCCGGTGGAAGATCGAGAGGAGACGGCAGCTGGAATCGTTCGATTTTTTGAGGATGAATGTAAAGTTTTTTCTCTACGGACATGATTTCTTCCGCGGTAAAGTTGCTTCCCAGAAAATGCTTGTGTTCCAGGCCGCACACATCCAGGCTTTTGAGAAAGTTGAGAATCGTCAAAAGGTCGAAATTGGATTGGAAAGCCTGAATATTAATGTTCAAAGCCCGCACTTCCAACTCCAGGTCGTTAAAAGCATCCCGGTATTTGCCCATCCAGGTGAGCAATCGGTTGTAGGATTCCAAATACAGTTTTCGAAACTTACCCTTGTGAGTCAGGGCGATCACCTTGATGAATCGCACACCGGGGGCAAAAGGTTTTTGCAGGCATTCATGCCAGTATGAATTCCGAGGGATTTCCAGAAGACCTGCAAGGTGTTCCAGCAATTCGGAATCCATGGTCAGGTAACCGAGGCGCGTGAAGCGTTTGCCCACTTCCTGGGCCAAAGCGCGCACTTTTTCCGCTTGAGCCTCCAGGTCTTCCGTTTCCAGCTCGATGAGGCGTCTTTGGGTCAGGTAGTTTTCAAGAACTTCCTCTTTGACCTGTCGCGTGAGACATGTGATGAGATCGTCTTCCACCAAAATACCTCCCGGGCCCCTGTGTGTCATCCTGGTTCCCACCCCGATTGGCGGCTGTGTAGGGACTGGATGAACGCATGAGGAGAAAAAAGACGTCGGGCTTACAGGGAGCGTTGAGCCATCGTGCCTTCCTGCGCTTGAGTGACGAGAAAAGTCCGAGGGTTGATGGTCAGAGCCGGATGCGCCGGTTGGTAGTCCTCACCGTGTTTCAGAACAACCATGGAAATGCCGTGCGCTTTCGGTTCCAGAAGAACAATGGCCTGAAAAAGATCATCCAGTTCATGGCACGGGTACGGCACGCCCTTGTCGTTGGTGATGTCGATGTGCCGGTGAATACGGCATGAAAACCAGACCGCGGCACCATGGTTTTCGGCCGTCTGTTGAATGGATTCCAGTTGCTTGCGGGAAACCCGCTCAAAGTCCAGCCCATCCAAAACGATCAGAGTCGGATGAAACATCACCTGGTCCCGCAAATTCTGAATACTTTCCTCCAGCTTGGCCGGAGTGAACGTGTGATGCAGATACGACATGATAAACCTTGAAGAAACCATGTTTTCTTTGAGGTTCTTCAGCAGTGTTTCGTCCTTCACGGTGCTCCTGAAGTTTCGATACAACTCTTCATACCAAATCTTGATTTTGTCAGGCAGTTCGTCAATGCAGATGTGCAAGACCTTTTCGTTCCGAGCAAGCCCTTCCAGGGCGATAAGGGTCAGACAGGCGGTTTTGCCCACACCCGCCCGGGCGAGAAGCACGCCCATTTGCCCGGAACGCAGTGAATCTCCAAGGCAAGAGTGAATCAGTCCTGCCGGAAAAGACGATGATCCGTCAAAAGCTGTCATGAAAAACACTCCTTTGATAATGTCTGAGGAGACGGGTCCATGTCCCTGCATGTCGGCCCAGCCAATCCATATTACCCCACAAGACCGGTTAAAGGGTAGTCAAGAAAGCAGGTTAGTTTTTCCGGCCCAGTTCCTCTTTCCGTGCTCGTATGATCTCCTCGGCGATGCCTTTAGGCACAGGGCTGTAGCGAGCAAATTCCATGGTGAATTCCGCCTTGCCTTGGGTTGCGGACCGAAGCACGGTGGAATAGCCGAACATTTCCGAAAGAGGCACTTCGGCTTCGATACTTGAAAAAGTGCCGTCTTCCGCCGTGCTGATAATCATGCCTCGGCGTTGGTTCAAGGTGCCCAGAACCGCGCCTTGGAATTCGGAAGGGGTTTCCACCACGACGCGCATGAGGGGTTCCATGAGTTGCGGCTTGGCCTTTTCATACGCTTGGCGGAAGGCTCCGATGGCTGCCTGCTGAAAAGCCAGGTCCGAAGAATCCACAGGATGGGTGTTGCCGTCATGAATCGTCACTCGAACCCCCGTGACGGGAAAGCCTCCAAGAGACCCCTTTTTAAGGCAGGCGCGGAATCCCTTGTCACAGGACGGAATAAATTCCTGAGGAATCACGCCCCCGGTGATGCGGTTGACGAATTCATAATCGCCTTCTTCCAAAGGTTCAATGAATCCGGCCACACGACCGTATTGCCCTGCACCTCCCGTCTGTTTCTTGTGGGTGTAATCGAAATCCGCCTTTTGGGTAATGGTTTCACGATAAGCTACCTTGGGCTGACCGGTGGACACCTCGGCCCCGTACTCCCGTCGCATGCGCTCCACATACACGTCCAGATGCAGTTCCCCCATGCCGCAAATGAGGGTTTCTCCCGTTTCTTCGTCCAGATAGGAACGAAAAGTGGGATCTTCCTTGGTGAAACGCGTGAGAGCCTTGCTCAGGTTCATTTCGGCCTTTTTGTCTTTGGGCTTGATAGCCAAGGAAATGACGGGCTCCGGAACGTAGATGGAAGTCATGGTCAGACGTCGGCTTCCGTCCGTAAAGGTGTCCCCTGAAGCGCAGTCGATGCCGAAAAGGGCGACAATGTCGCCGGCGGAAGCGGATTCAATATCTTCCATTTCATCGGCATGCATGCGACAAAGGCGCCCGACCTTGGACACCTTGCCGGTGCGGGTGTTGACAATGGTGGAACCTTTCTCGATGGATCCCTGATAAAGACGCACATAGGTCAATTGACCGTAGCGGGTGACTTCCAGTTTAAAGGCCAACATGACAAGAGGCAGATCCGGGCTGGATTTCAAGGGGACTTCTTCGTTGTCCCGGTCCGCGTCCAGAGCCGTGTTCTGCACATCGGCTGGACCGGGCAAATAACGCAGCACCGCATCCAGCAGCGGCTGCACACCCTTGTTCTTGTAAGCGGAACCCATAAGAACGGGGGTGATTCGAAGATTCAAAGTCGCCTGGCGCACGGCCTGGTGAATGATGTCTTCGGTAACCGTTTCTTCCAGAATGGCTTCTGTGAGTTCATCGGAAAAGAGCGACAGAGTGTCCAGCATCTCCTCGCGCTTTTCCAGGGCCAGAGCCTGCAATTCTGAAGGGATATCGTGTTCGCGAACGTCTTCACCGTTGGGACCTTCAAAAGTCACGGCCTTCATGCGAATCAGGTCCACAACACCTTGATGCTCCGCTTCCAAACCCAAGGGAATCTGCAACAGAACAGGCACATGCCCAAGTTTTTCTCGAAGCTGGTCAGCCACCTTGAGCGGGTTGGCGCCGGCGCGGTCACACTTGTTCACAAAGGCGATCCTTGGCACATTGTAACGTCTCATCTGCCGGTCTACAGTTACGGACTGACTTTGCACGCCGCCCACGCCGCACAGCACCAGAACGGCTCCATCCAAGACCCTCAAGGCCCGTTCCACTTCAATGGTAAAATCCACATGCCCAGGCGTATCGATGATATTGATGGCATGGTCTTTCCACAGGCAATGCGTGGCTG
Proteins encoded in this window:
- a CDS encoding Gldg family protein, with the translated sequence MPKTIKSRRLHYGSSAVFSTLVFLAILVLVALIAERHPLRADLTETGQFSLSEQSRKVVASIKEPVTIKAFFASGASDASRAKDLLETYRYYNKNLHYEFIDPDREPQLARQYEIRDYGVLVVEGQGRKEIAPRADEEALTNALFKLSRDEDKVIYFLTGHGERSPEEMHKGGYSSAKSALLKENFQVKPLNLMQQPRVPEDAAVVIVAGPEKTLFPEEVASLEEYVLRGGKAVFFLDPEKDGGVRSLLEKYGIVLGNDMIIDKLSRVFGGSYLMPVVTHYGAHKITQGFNVATFYSEARSVSAADPPPNGVTLVTLASTSENAWAETDLERLYRGEASFEQGIDKPGPVSLGVLAAVDISQFGGKETASFKAEEGTQGFDKETGDKDPLKSKPTLGYLVAFGDSDFVDNTHFGVSGNADLFLNMMHFLADEETLITIEPRKQKAQTLMLTANQARMVFWTSVVAVPMMVLLAGFGVYRVRRSQR
- a CDS encoding DUF4340 domain-containing protein; this encodes MKWRHSIIYLLVLIVLGGYYYWFEVVKKREKDEAERVKNKLYTVKAENVEELFLEAEGKPRVHLVKKDGTWVLEEPLDTEADQGAVDTLVHVLVELEKSREVDTAAKDVALYGLAAPHLTVRFRSADTWHRLRFGSQNPSGESRYAVKEDENAVFLVAAGQVQGLSKTPEDLRRRDLLTFDDDNIEGLKVSWADGRRVELVREEKNKETWRCVEEPERRVKNTKVENVLNQLRWLRAKTFLDSAGQEAPWQGEAFEVQVILRGFDGSEQSIQLGRKKDQPETYVALSSQLKTPVTVDASIFKELPKTVRDVEDRSLVALNSKDVTRVEYNVGEEKGELILEDGGTWVQVKADGTRRRFKESWRVRPLFWEWEDLEYEEKVPTEEACGQSQDMNRMAFFQKDKGLGVLTWLQRQPNDKDDTLPLCVDSGTAFLVKAEKIKEIERKFREVLKSP
- the queF gene encoding preQ(1) synthase, yielding MPQDDLDQLTLLGRPSPLPKHPDEAVLETFANPHPDVDYVVRLTAPEFTTLCPLTGQPDFAVIIVDYVPRERLVESKSYKLFLGSFRNYGTFHEACTVTILKRLQQAMNPKYLRVVGLWYARGGIPIDVVVETGQIPQGCRPLPLEKTSYRGGRE
- the fusA gene encoding elongation factor G; this encodes MMKDLTKLRNIGISAHIDSGKTTLTERILFYTRKIHAIHEVKGKDGVGATMDSMELEKERGITIQSAATHCLWKDHAINIIDTPGHVDFTIEVERALRVLDGAVLVLCGVGGVQSQSVTVDRQMRRYNVPRIAFVNKCDRAGANPLKVADQLREKLGHVPVLLQIPLGLEAEHQGVVDLIRMKAVTFEGPNGEDVREHDIPSELQALALEKREEMLDTLSLFSDELTEAILEETVTEDIIHQAVRQATLNLRITPVLMGSAYKNKGVQPLLDAVLRYLPGPADVQNTALDADRDNEEVPLKSSPDLPLVMLAFKLEVTRYGQLTYVRLYQGSIEKGSTIVNTRTGKVSKVGRLCRMHADEMEDIESASAGDIVALFGIDCASGDTFTDGSRRLTMTSIYVPEPVISLAIKPKDKKAEMNLSKALTRFTKEDPTFRSYLDEETGETLICGMGELHLDVYVERMRREYGAEVSTGQPKVAYRETITQKADFDYTHKKQTGGAGQYGRVAGFIEPLEEGDYEFVNRITGGVIPQEFIPSCDKGFRACLKKGSLGGFPVTGVRVTIHDGNTHPVDSSDLAFQQAAIGAFRQAYEKAKPQLMEPLMRVVVETPSEFQGAVLGTLNQRRGMIISTAEDGTFSSIEAEVPLSEMFGYSTVLRSATQGKAEFTMEFARYSPVPKGIAEEIIRARKEELGRKN